A genomic segment from Aspergillus puulaauensis MK2 DNA, chromosome 1, nearly complete sequence encodes:
- a CDS encoding cytochrome P450 (COG:Q;~EggNog:ENOG410QCZ7;~InterPro:IPR001128,IPR017972,IPR002401,IPR036396;~PFAM:PF00067;~TransMembrane:1 (o12-32i);~go_function: GO:0005506 - iron ion binding [Evidence IEA];~go_function: GO:0016705 - oxidoreductase activity, acting on paired donors, with incorporation or reduction of molecular oxygen [Evidence IEA];~go_function: GO:0020037 - heme binding [Evidence IEA];~go_process: GO:0055114 - oxidation-reduction process [Evidence IEA]) yields the protein MLGARTATESAWYLASVGFVLASCYTVVLAIYRLNLHPLAKFPGPRLRAISSLPSIYSLLRGRLGFDNKKLHDKYGPVVRVSPNELSFNSAQSWEDIYGFKTGGRKNMHKDPIHVGSVDPLPGASTLTMADDTNHARQRRALSHSFSERALRDQEYIIQHYVDILITKLKSKADQAEEFNLVNWLNFTTFDIIGDLAFGEPFGCLDLGAFHSWVALIFETVKVGALEQATRRFAEAGSWTQSLLLHMIPEYLRKRRRDHLSLSKEKVEQRLRNGGTDHTDFIYYILRQREKYDLHDNEIILNSALFIVAGSETTANLLSGLFARLLRNTDKMQKLYAEVRSTFQSEDQINYDSTSQLPYINACLEEGLRIHPPVPVGLLRTVPKAGDTIDGHWVPGGTSVSTGGWAASHNPANFWDCDTFIPERWLDGAGGAFATDIKSGMQPFSLGPRGCIGKNLSYMEMRVILARLVWNFDVVSTDGVWQWSPEGEMKHMKAYTTWQKPDLNVRVTRAQQGEGGRTSSSYAAKTQAERLRQKS from the coding sequence ATGTTGGGCGCACGCACTGCCACCGAAAGTGCTTGGTATCTGGCCTCAGTCGGTTTCGTGCTGGCCTCCTGCTATACTGTTGTACTGGCCATCTATCGCCTGAATTTACACCCTTTGGCAAAGTTTCCCGGGCCCAGGCTCCGCGCAATTAGCTCGTTGCCATCGATTTACTCGCTGTTGCGCGGTCGATTGGGGTTCGATAATAAGAAACTGCACGACAAGTATGGGCCCGTGGTACGAGTCTCGCCGAACGAGCTGTCGTTCAACTCAGCCCAGTCCTGGGAAGACATCTACGGATTCAAGACTGGTGGACGCAAGAACATGCACAAGGATCCAATCCATGTCGGTTCAGTCGACCCTTTGCCAGGGGCCTCGACGCTGACGATGGCGGACGACACCAACCACGCCCGACAGCGACGGGCGCTCTCGCATTCTTTCTCGGAGCGTGCATTGAGGGATCAAGAGTATATAATCCAGCATTATGTCGACATCCTGATCACCAAATTGAAGAGCAAGGCCGACCAGGCGGAAGAATTCAACCTGGTCAACTGGTTGAACTTCACCACCTTCGACATCATCGGCGACCTGGCCTTTGGAGAGCCCTTTGGCTGTCTGGACTTGGGTGCATTCCACTCCTGGGTAGCCCTGATCTTCGAGACAGTGAAAGTCGGTGCCCTGGAGCAGGCCACGCGGCGCTTTGCTGAGGCAGGCTCGTGGACGCAGTCTCTCCTGCTGCATATGATCCCAGAATATCTGAGGAAAAGACGCCGCGATCACTTGTCGCTCAGcaaggagaaggtcgagcaACGTCTACGGAATGGAGGAACTGACCATACGGACTTCATCTACTATATCCTGCGACAGCGGGAGAAGTACGACCTGCACGACAACGAGATCATCCTCAACAGTGCTCTGTTCATTGTTGCTGGCAGCGAGACCACGGCGAACCTGCTTTCAGGCCTGTTTGCACGGCTTCTTCGAAATACAGACAAGATGCAAAAGCTCTACGCCGAGGTGCGTTCCACGTTCCAGAGCGAAGACCAGATCAACTACGACAGTACCAGCCAGCTGCCCTACATCAACGCATGCCTAGAAGAGGGACTGCGCATCCAtcctccagtcccagttGGACTGTTGCGAACTGTGCCCAAAGCTGGCGATACGATCGATGGCCACTGGGTTCCCGGCGGGACGTCTGTCTCGACAGGTGGATGGGCTGCATCGCACAATCCAGCCAACTTCTGGGACTGCGATACCTTTATACCCGAGCGCTGGCTAGATGGCGCAGGTGGAGCCTTTGCGACCGATATAAAGAGCGGAATGCAGCCCTTCTCGCTGGGCCCTCGGGGCTGTATCGGCAAGAATCTCTCCTACATGGAAATGCGCGTCATTCTTGCTCGGCTGGTATGGAACTTTGACGTCGTCAGTACAGACGGGGTTTGGCAGTGGAGTCCTGAGGGCGAAATGAAGCACATGAAGGCGTATACGACGTGGCAGAAGCCTGATCTCAACGTACGAGTGACAAGGGCGCAGCAGGGTGAGGGTGGACGGACTTCTAGCTCGTATGCAGCAAAGACCCAGGCGGAGAGGTTACGACAGAAGTCATAA
- a CDS encoding EthD domain-containing protein (InterPro:IPR011008,IPR009799;~PFAM:PF07110;~go_function: GO:0016491 - oxidoreductase activity [Evidence IEA]), whose protein sequence is MAASSSQKDILLPRPTSPLIRVSCFFRKDPSISQAEFDTYWRDTHGTLVVASKIYRDTRIQGYTQVHNARELTKEAAKMGLSVLDFEWDACSEMYFHSWEDYRQFAASDEMRDVLGPDGARMMGPDKTVRAIVALVDPVSREQAL, encoded by the coding sequence ATGGCAGCGTCCTCAAGCCAGAAGGACatcctccttcctcgccctaCCAGCCCCCTGATCCGAGTGAGCTGTTTCTTCCGCAAAGATCCTTCGATATCGCAGGCCGAGTTCGATACCTACTGGCGGGATACGCATGGAACGCTAGTTGTCGCGTCTAAAATCTATCGCGACACCAGAATCCAAGGATACACTCAAGTCCACAACGCCCGCGAGCTTACcaaagaggctgcaaagaTGGGACTCTCAGTTCTCGACTTCGAATGGGATGCCTGCTCGGAGATGTATTTCCACAGCTGGGAGGACTATCGCCAGTTTGCAGCCAGCGATGAGATGCGAGACGTTCTGGGGCCCGATGGAGCGCGCATGATGGGCCCTGACAAGACAGTGAGGGCCATTGTTGCTCTGGTTGATCCTGTATCCAGAGAGCAAGCACTATAG